The DNA segment AGATGGGATGGCTTCCATGGTTGCTTGGTGCTCTTGGACTGGGATTGATCGCGCTGTACTTCTTGACCCGTGCCGGAAGAAAGGGTTATGAAGCTCCTGAAGCAGCATATGAAAAAGAGAGAGTAAAGGAGCGTGTAAAGCCCTGGTCGGAAGAGACGGAGAGAGCTGAAGAAACGATGAAGAGAGTCAAAGAGTCAGTCTCGGCTTACCGCGAGCCTTCGATATCCGATATCACTAATATCGCCAGGAACCTCGAATTGCCGCTTGCAGGCGATTCGCTGGCAGGGCTGAATAAGCTCATCAGCAACGGCGTATTCAGCGATAAGCAGGATTTCCTTAGCTTCCTGGTAAAGAGCTATTTCCAAAACGACGTGGGTTCCATGATGGCAGGCGGTAAAGAGCCGGGCATATCCTCGATAATGGACATCATTGACAAGACAGGGATAGCCAGAGGATTTTTGGATAGCGATATTAAGAAATACATAGTGCCGCTTTTAATGGCCGGGTTCACAGCAGTATACAATTACCTCCGGAAGCCAGCAGTTAAGCCGGCTTAAAATTTTTTTTCATTATTTTTTATTACCATGACAATATCCTGTACTCATTCTACCCGGATGTCAAAAAGATAACAGGCGCTTGCCATGCATAGAATCAATCCCTGCTGGATCATGCTGTCAAGTTCAGCCTGTGATGATGGGCTGCTTTTGGAATATATGATAAATGCTTGCCTTTTTACCAGTTAAATTATTATAGGTATACAAAAATCAAATATATTTATGACAGATGTGCTGGTCTTACTGGAAAAAGGAGATATGTTCGGCCCGGTATTGCGCAGTTATGGCTATAACAGCCAGCCTATCGTTCCCAATGCTTTCGGGTCTCAGTTCTGCCCTCCGGTAAAACTACTGATCGTTCCGGCAGGGTTCCCTCGTCCGAATTTTTACTCTTTTCTCCGATCCACACTTGAACGTAACAAAGACAGGATCGACAATTTT comes from the Methanooceanicella nereidis genome and includes:
- a CDS encoding fasciclin domain-containing protein; translated protein: MADIRKILAILILLTLIFGFALPVIAQTSVQNTMLENLAANKEFSTLATAIRAAGLDKVLSGMESYTLFAPNNAAFDKFPKESISALVNDKTKLGELLKYHVVPGKLTYADLSKMTEIKTVDGKTLPIGRQDGMVTVDGTKLMGPGIESKNGMIYPISNVMTPPGFAMPQVARSTGIEMGWLPWLLGALGLGLIALYFLTRAGRKGYEAPEAAYEKERVKERVKPWSEETERAEETMKRVKESVSAYREPSISDITNIARNLELPLAGDSLAGLNKLISNGVFSDKQDFLSFLVKSYFQNDVGSMMAGGKEPGISSIMDIIDKTGIARGFLDSDIKKYIVPLLMAGFTAVYNYLRKPAVKPA